One Silene latifolia isolate original U9 population chromosome 4, ASM4854445v1, whole genome shotgun sequence DNA segment encodes these proteins:
- the LOC141653457 gene encoding uncharacterized protein LOC141653457 codes for MACMHDHSCEDHDCSSDWSLYKHIDIPKVSALNEAISGSVKSVFRSWDQRLNFSGEFLESNEGDPELIVFIPFTSDVKIKSISIVGGSDGTSPSKMRAFINREGIDFSDAQSMQAVQEWDLAENLQGVLEYQTRYSKFQGVGNLTLHFPDTFGADTSKIHYIGLKGEATQLKRDVVATIVYELMPNPSDHKTRAEAGGGLSQVE; via the exons ATGGCATGTATGCATGATCACAGTTGCGAGGACCATGATTGTTCTTCTGATTGGTCTCTTTATAAACACATCGACATCCCCAAG GTGTCAGCTCTGAATGAGGCTATTTCTGGAAGTGTGAAATCAGTTTTCAGATCTTGGGATCAGCGCCTAAACTTTTCAGGG GAATTTCTGGAAAGCAATGAAGGTGATCCTGAGTTGATTGTTTTTATCCC ATTCACATCTGATGTCAAGATTAAAAGCATATCAATTGTTGGTGGCAGTGATGGAACAAGTCCTTCTAAGATGAGAGC GTTCATCAACCGTGAGGGCATTGATTTTTCTGATGCACAAAGTATGCAAGCCGTTCAG GAATGGGACTTGGCTGAAAATCTGCAAGGAGTATTGGAATATCAAACAAG GTACTCTAAATTTCAGGGTGTGGGAAACTTGACTCTTCACTTTCCAGATACTTTTGGAGCTGACACAAGCAAGATACATTACATTGGCTTAAAGGGTGAAGCAACCCAG CTGAAGAGGGATGTTGTTGCAACAATTGTTTATGAACTGATGCCAAATCCGTCTGACCACAA GACCCGTGCCGAGGCAGGAGGGGGTCTTTCACAAGTGGAGTAA